Part of the Catalinimonas alkaloidigena genome is shown below.
CTCTTTAGCGCCTATACGAACTACCATAGCGAATAACCTGATATATAATACTCAAGAAGATTATGCGCCCATTGTGGACCATGATAGCATTAACGGCATACTGTTTAAGAATAATATCATTGACAATAATGGTAGTAAATATACAGCGTTTGACGTACTTCAAAACGAGCGGATAAAAATGAAGCAGGTCAACGAATGGTTGTATGTTCCCGAAGACGCGCAACACGAAATTATGGACGAGGTGTACGAAGGCTATGACTTCGGTAGAATACAGCAGGACCTCTTTGGTGCATCAAGAGCGGAAAAAAGCAGGGTTGGCGCCATCAAGCAGCTAGCGGACGCTGAAGCATTTCGCATCGACAAGGAACAGTACGGACCGCAATGGTTCTCCCCTGATAAAGCTGCCACTGAGCCTAACATGCTTACCGCTTCTTCGGCAGAAGGTGAACTGGCCAACATCATTGCTCAGGCCCATCCCGGAGATATTATTGAGCTGAGCGATGAGCTGTATACTATTGACTCTCCCCTCAAAATTGACAAGGAAATTAGCATCCGCGCTGCGGGAGAAAACAAAGTACAGCTGGTATACAGGGGTGAGGAAAATACACCCGCCTTTGAAATGAATCCCAAGGGAAGTATCAGATTGAAGAACCTTTCCATAAAAAGTGAGAACGGTCAGTTAGCCTTTGCTCCCCTGGAAGAAAATATGTCTTCGGCCTACAAGCTGTTCCTTGACCATTGTGTTGTTGAGGATTTTGCCTACGTGCTGAAAGCTTCCAAGGGGTCCTTTGCTGATTCCATCAGGGTCAGCAATACTACCATCCGCAACTGTGAAAATGGGATAGTACTGGCCGCGGACGAAAAGGGCGACTACAATGCTGAGATGGTCACATTTGACCAATGCGAGTTCATCAATGTAGGGCGCAATGTGGTTCATTTCTACCGGGGCGGATATGATGAATCCACCATTGGAGGGTATCTAACTCTGTCCAACAACAGCTTTACTGCTTGTGGTGAGCAGGAAGACAGTGGCATGTTGATCAAGACACCAGGCATTATTAACGTACACATTTTGGACAATACTTTCCGAAACAACCCGGTAGCGTTGGTAGCCTTATTATGGGGCGAAAAGAACAATAAACATTCGGGAAATCATATTTCAAACTCAGGCAAAATTGAGGTTCAGCAAAATATAAAACTGAAGTTATTGTATTGATAAAACATTATGAAAGTAAATTAAATGAGCCAAATTATGAATATATTACGGTTTTCAAGGAAGCTGATAGTTGTATTTAATTTTACCTTAGGAATAGTTGTAATGTCATGTACTTCAGACTCAAAATCGCCTGAAATTGTTGTTCAGAATTTGCAGATGCAAATACCATCGGGCTCGCAAACATTTACCGAAGAATTACTGGTAGATGAAATTGCCGACACTAAGATTGAACACCTGGCTTACGTTGGGCCAAACGAGCAAACCGTCACACTGTCGGACGGCTATGTTAGCATGTTTTTGTTTGTTAGCGGCCATGGAAGCATTTATGCTGACTCGGTAACGCACAAGCTCACGCCGGAATCCATCGCCATTCCCATGAATGAAATAAGCCGTGTGCAGTTTGAGGTTCCTGAAGGCGAAGAACTGCATTTCCTGCGGTTTACCAAAAAACTTTCGGCACAGGACCTTGAGGACTTAAAGAGTTTTCCGGAAGAGAACAAATACAAGCTCTTTTTTACCCGCTTTGAAGATTGCGAGCCCTATACCGAAAAAATTAAAAGTCCGAATACAATCAGCAGGACGGTGCTGCCCGCCGATATTGTCCCCCGCGTTTCGCTTGGAACAGTTGAAGCCATGGGCCCAGACGAAGTTGGAGCTCATGAGCATCCCATGCTTGATCAACTTTTCTTAGGCCTTTCTGATAATGATATAGTAGTACATGCCGATAATGCTTCAACCCAATTAAAGCAGTATGCATTGTTGCATATTCCTATTGGCTCTAGTCATTGGGTGAGTGTCGGTGAAAACAAAAAGATGAACTATATGTGGATGGACTTTTTCCTGACCAAAGAAGGGCAGGAATGGCTAAAGACACACAAGCCTGTGAGTAACGACAAAAGTGATTAACCGCAAGCTGGGGTTGCACAGTAAAATACTTGTAATTGTTCCGTTCTCAGCCTTTTTCCTGTAGTCATTCATGCGCGATACTTTTGGAAAATTTTGGGTGCCGGATGCGAATGGAGATGCTGATGAGAATTTCCAACAATGAGTTGATTTCAGGAATGGCGAACGGAGGGTGAATAACTCCCATTCATAATAACTATCATCCTTAGACAAAAGCTGGTCTGTATGGCTATTTGAAGCAGGCAGGATTGAATTTACTGTTCTGGGGACTCAAAAAGAATTGTAACAGTCTAGCTAAACGAATAATATAGCAGGTGTCCACCGCTCACCTTTTATTGGCTCGCTTCCATTCATCAAACTCTTGGCGGACTTCCTCGGAAGTCGGGGGATAAAGTCCAATAATGCCATGGCCTTTAAGCACTTTCCCGATCACGAATTCTTCGAACAAGGTCATTCTTACTGCTTCCTCGGTTACTTCTTCAACCAGATGTGCCGGGATAACCATTATTCCATCATCATCCCCTACAATTACATCTTTAGGAAATACTGCCACGTCACCACAGCCAATGGGGACATTAATGTCAATGGCCTGATGTAGCGTCAGATTTGTTGGGGCGGAGGGTCTATTGTGGTAAGCAGGTATATCCAACTGAGCGATTTCCGCGGAGTCCCTGAATCCCCCATCCGTGACAATCCCGGCTGCGCCACGCACCATTAAGCGGGAGACCAGTATAGACCCGGCAGAAGCGGCCCGGGGGTCCTTTCGACTATCTATAACCATAACAGCCCCGGGCGGACAAGTCTCTACCGCCACCCGCTGTGGATGCGCTGGATCCTGGAAAACCGAAATAGGGTTCAGGTCCTTCCGGGCGGGAATGTATCGAAGCGTGAAGGCCTCTCCCACCATGGTCGGTCTACCAGCAACCAGCGGTTGTACTCCCTGAATAAATTGATTTTTCAGTCCTAATTTGAAAAGGCAGGTGGCTATGGTGGCTGTGCTAACTGTCTTTAGCTGGTTTCTTATGGAATCAGTCATGTTATGAGCGCTGTGATCATCTGCTTCATGCATGATAATAACGGCAATAAAACTTGGATGACAAAGCTTGAGTCTTAAAAATAGCTAAAGCAGGCGTTGGTAACCCAAATAGACAGTACAGGCAAAACAGATGCTTTTGAAAGCCTGAAATAAAATAATGGGGAGTGCCTCCGTGGTAACGGCTACCGTGGTAACGGAATTTTATTTACCGTAGTAAGTTAACCCATTTTTAACGATCTTAGGGTGGGGCGGTATTCCGTTTTTGCAATGCGGACAAGCGATCGTGACACGCTGTTCATATCATGTAGATTTTGGCCATCATGGCACAACGAATCCAATAATACGGACTAGGCTTCCATTGCCGAACACAGAATCTTTTCGTCCTTATGTACTACACACTACCCACAAGCGATGGTCGAACAAAAAAAGACAAATTTGGTAAAAAAAGTGTTAACCTTCCTATTATCCTTCGGGCCCGGTATTTTTGCCATTGGCTATACCATTGGAACCGGCAGTGTCACTTCTATGATCGTAGCAGGTAATTCTTTTGGGATGGATCTGCTTTGGGTGCTATTTTTTAGTTGTCTTTTTTCGGGAGTATTAATTTACGTTTCCGGAAGTTATTACCTGACTACCGGAGAAACTGCCCTTTTCGCTGTTCGAAACCATTTGCCCTGGGGAAAATTCCTGGCCATCGCCATTATCATCACCGTGGGAATCGGTCAGTGGAATTCGCTGATAGGGATTTTAGGCATTACTTCCAATGTGATTTTCGAGATCCTGGCGATCAACTTCCCGAGACTGGCAAGTGAAAAGTATTTCGTAGTTCTCGGCCTGGCCATATTGGTCATAGGGATTTTCTATTTCCTTTTGATTAAGGGTAACTATTCCATGTTTGAAAAAGTACTTGCCCTTTTTGTTTCCTTAATGGGGCTGTCATTCGTTTTTACGCTCCTGTTTGTTTTTCCGCTACCCATGGAAATAATCCGGGGCTTGGTCCCTAAAATTCCGGAAGTAAAAGGAGCCGGCATTCTCATTGCCGCATTCGTAGGGACTACGATGGCAGCGGCTACCTTCGTATCACGCCCCTTGTTTATTCAGGGAAAAGGCTGGACTAAGGATGATCTTAATGTACAGAAAAACGATTCGATAGTGGCTGCATTTTTGATATTCACCATTAGCGGCTCAATCATGGCCGTTGCCAGCGGAAGTTTATATGGAAAAGGAAACGAAATAACTACCGTACTGGACATGTCGGGTGCATTGGAACCTTCCGTTGGAAAATTTGCCGTCAGCATATTTTTTGCCGGGACACTGAGTGCGGGACTTTCCTCTATCTTCCCTTGCCTGATGATTGTTCCTCTGATGCTGGGAGATTTTAACTCCGGTAAACTGGATGTAACTTCAAGTCGCTTCAAGCTGATCACGGGAGTGGCGAGTGTACTTGCTCTGAGCGTTCCTGTTTTTGGATTTAATCCCATTCAGGGTCAGATTTTCACGCAGGTGTTTAATGTTTTCGCACTGCCGCTGGTAGTCCTCAGTTTCCTGGTCCTTTGGAACCGAAAAAATGCCGGACTACCATCCAATCGCCTGCTTACCAATGTCGTGATGGTGGCGGCTTTCGCCTTCTCTTTAATCATCTTATGGAATGGGTTATCGGATATCTTCAACTGGTAAATGAATATGCATACTACACTCCTTTTATTTATCGAATGGTGGCATGAGTGATCAAAAATGTAGTTCTTCCCCCACCAAACACTATTATGATCAAGCTAATTTGTGTATTTTTCCTATTCGTACCGAGTTAGGTCCTGTGCGTTATGTCTCAAATGAAACAAGCCAGAGTGAAATTTAGACCTCTGTGTTTCTACTTAATATGCTATTCATTATGATAAGAATTAACCGTTTCGTGTTTGTACTATTCGTACTGGCTTTACTGGGAGGAGAAGGGTACGCGACTCATTTTATTCGGCTGGATTCAAGCCGCCTGGCCAGAGTCAAGCAGTCGCTTCAAAATGGCACCGCATCAGCAAGAACGCGCCTGGCTTATGAAGAACTGATAAAGGACGCGGATCACTTACTTACTATAGAAAACCCCAGCGTGGTGGACAAATCCATAGCTCCCCCCACAGGCGATAAACACGACTATCTGAGCATCAGTCGCTATTGGTGGCCAGACCCGGAAAGTCCGGACGGATTGCCCTGGATAAGGAAAGATGGAGAAACCAATCCGGATACGCAAACTGATGCAGTGGATAGAAAGAGGTTGAGTCTTATGACCAACGGAGTGCAGCGCCTGAGTCTTGCTTATTATTTTTCGGGCAATGAGCAGTATGCAAAGAAGGCTACCAATATGATCAAAACGTGGTTCCTTGACGATGACACTCGAATGAATCCACATCTGGAATTTGCACAAAGTGTTCCCGGCAATCCCAGGCGACGACCTTTCGGCATTCTGGATGGCAGATCCATCATTATGAATGTTCCGGACGCCATTGAGATTCTTTCCGATTCTCCGCACTGGACAAATTCTCACCATAGGAAAATGTCAAAATGGTTCAATGATTACCTGGCATGGTTGACCGAAAGTGATTTGGGTAAGCAGGGCATGGAGTTGGATAACAATCACGGTTCATGGTATAAATATCAGGTAGCAGCACTCGCACTATACTTAGGAAAAGAACCATTAGTGAGAAGGATGGTGGAAATGGCGCAGCAAAGTCTGGAGCAGCAACTGAATGAGCAAGGGGGACAGATCCATGAACTCGAACGCACGAGATCATTTTTCTATAGCTGCTTCAATCTTGAGGCATTAACCAGTATCGCTACTCTCGCCGATCAGGTTGGCATAAACATGTGGCATTTTACCACGAGTGAAGGAAAGAGTCTGAAATTAGCTATCAATTACCTAACGCCTGTTGTTAGCGGTGAAGATTGGCCTTATCCAAGCAAACAAGGGGTAAACTTGTCTTACTTGGTACCTCTTCTGATCCGCGTTCCTGAAAAAGAAACTTCAAATGAATTTGACCAGCTGTTGTTCAGCGCCATAAGCATACTTGAAGAACAGGAGCGTACAACTGGAGAAAAAAACGAAGTCCTTCAGGAATTGAGCTTACTAAAAGGCATCAATGATTGAATCCGAAATAAAGCGGTTGAGTTCTGGTATGATGATCATCGAGCCTGACAAAGATATTAAGTCGTTAAGGCATACGTTTCCGGTAGCCTCCACTTGGCGGGTCTATCCGTACCAGTAACTCTACTCAAAGGGAGTTGGGATATTGTTCCATACTCCTTCCCCTTTTATGTGTCAAAGCCTGCTATTTCCTTCATGGATTGGCTAATCCGCCCTTCCCCATTCAGTGAAGATGCCGGAAAACAGATTCCTTTGACCATATGTGCCGCATCCACCTCTTCAAAAGATAATGGAGAGATGCGCAGACAAGCTCTGTTATCAGCATAGAACACAGCGTCGGTCAAAAAAATTGGTCGGCAAAATAGTCCTTTTTGCCCCTACAATCTTCCCATACTTCTAGTATTGCCAACCCCTAACCTATCCTCCAGTACACTATACTAATCGGTAGAAATGAAATACCATAGCCCCATTGCGCTAGCGGCATCAAATCAAAATACTGATTTCAAATAGTATTTATCATTAACCCTTTTAAACAGTAAAAATCATGAAAATATCAGCATCATTCATCAATTTCAGCAAGAGAACACTACTCTTTTCCTTAATAATTATTGCCATATGTACAGGTATATCCTGGGGAAAGCCTTCCTTTTTTGAGAAAGGGCCGAAGGAAGAGATAAAATCGTACATTGAGACCAATGTGTTACCGGTAATACGGGGACAACGCCAGAAGTTGGAAGATGAATTAAGTGCCGAAGAAAAGCAGAAGCTTAGCACGTTGCGAGCGCAAATGCAAAAGTTGAAAGACCAACATAAAGAGGGATTCAGCAAAGCTTCAATGCGAGAGGAACCTACCAAAGAGGAATGGGAAGCGCAGAAATCCCTACGAGAGGAGAGAAAACAGCTCATGGATGAGCTCATGCCCATCGCAAAGCAGCATGAGTCTACAATCAATCAGCTAACTGCCGAGATCGAAGGGCAACAACTGCAGTGGAAGAGTGACATTCAAGCAATTGTTACCTTGCTAGAAGATGCAGATGAATCCAATTCTATCTTTTCTCCACCACGCAAAGCTTACGAGGAGTTGGTGTTTGGCCACCCCGCCCTTTTTCTACTGTTGGATCCTGATGCTACCCCTTCGGAAGGAAGCAGCCAGTCCCATCTGTACCCTAACCCAGTGAATGAGGCCAGTATTTTTGAATACCAACTAGCGAAAAAAGGACCGGTCATCATTTCATTATTTGATGCTGAAGGGATATCCGTTAAAACCTTAGTATACGAAATTCAGGACCCGGGAAATTACCGGATTTCTATGGAGAGTGATAAGCTGGCACCCGGCACTTATGAATATTCTTTCTCCACAGCTGAAAAGACTGAAACAGGCCATTTTATGAAGCTTTAGGGTCAGTATTTTTTAATATTTCTTACTCTTTAGGGATGTAAATGTTCCCAGGAGTAAGACCGATTTACTCATTAACTTACATTTGCTCATGTACAATATCATTAGTGAAATAGCCACCATCCGCTACGAAACCGAGTTGGAGGCAGTGGCCGTTGATTTCCAGGGAAAAGGTCATATTGAAAAGTACAAACAGGCCTTAGAGCTTGCGCTCTTATTAGCGATCAACCAAAATACCAACAAATGGCTTTTCATAAAAAATGATTTCTCTGACCTGAATACGGATCAATTCCTGTTATTTATCAATGCCTCTTATCAGCGCTTCTACCGCCTTTTGCCAGCATGCAAATTTGCGGTGTATAGCAAACCTCAGGCATTTGAAAAGTTGCTTGTAAAATATGCCTGTCTCAACAAGAAAGAGGAAGATTTGAACCTGGGATTTTTCAAAAGTAAAACCAACGCTTATCTCTATTTATCGGAAACATCCTCTACCGGCACCTACAGTTACCTACAAGTATCGCCGGAGGGGTATGTCGATGCAGAGCCTGAGAAAAACCATATGAACGATAGAGAAAAAGCCGCTATTCTTCGGTAAAATAAGGGTGTTAGTCTAGTACACTGGACAAAGAATTCGTAAGCCTTTACTTTTATAAGCCATCTTTTAACTATAATTGATGAACCAATAAAATTAGTGTTCGCCCTGAAGAAGCAAGTGTCCGGGGGAAGGGGCGGAAGAAGTTACGGAGGCAGCTGGTCTTAGTCACGATTAACATCCATGATATACATTGAAGAAAAGAAGGGGAAGCAGATTGTACAGTGGGCACTACACCTCCTCCTGTGGGGCTTCTTGTTTTGTTTCCCCCTTTTCTTTTCTGAGAACAACCCAAAGTGGCAGGAGATGTTGCAAAGACACTGGCAGGCACTAACCTTCTCCGCCGTCATTTTTTACACTAACTACTTTTTTCTGGTCGACCGGTTTTTAATGAAGAGAAAAGTGAGTGCCTTCGTTATTTTCAATATTTTGCTAATACTTGTTTGTCTTATTGCGTTAGAAAGTATCCATGAGGTAAGGGAACCTCAACCGCCCTTGCAGACCGGTCCTCCCCCTCCGTTCTCAAGAGGAATGAACTGGTTCCGTCAAGGTTCTTTCCTGCTGCTGGCAGTATGCATCTGTGTGGCGGTCAAGCTGACTATCCGGTGGTACAGAGCGGAAGCTCAGCGAAAGAAAACGGAAAACGAACATCTGAAGTCCGAACTTACGTACTTGAGGTATCAGCTTCAACCACACTTTTTTTTCAATACGCTCAACAACATTTATTCACTGGTGGACCAGGATCCTTCCCTGGCCCAAAAATCCATTCATCATCTAAGCAAACTTATGCGCTACCTGCTGTATGAGTCCAGCATTATGGAGGTACCCCTCACCAAAGAGGTAACTTTCATCAAAGACTATGTCTACCTCATGCAGCTTCGGGTGCCTAGGCAAACGGATATTCAACTGCATTTTCCAGCCACTATTCCCGACCTGCTCATCGCTCCGCTGCTGTTTGTCTCACTGGTTGAAAACGCGTTTAAACATGGCGTTCAAATTTCTACTCCCAGCTTTGTTCATATGTATCTGGAAACGGATGAGCAACAAATCAGGTTTATGGTAGAAAACAGCAACTACCCTAAAACAGGGGAAGATAGAAGTGGCTCCGGTATCGGACTTAAAAATCTGAAGAAACGGCTGAAAATCATATACCCTAACCGCTATGCATTGAACATAGAGACCGACGAGAAAAAATATATTACGCAACTCACTATTATTTCCTAAAATATGAAGATAAAGTGCCTGATCGTCGATGATGAATATTTAGCCTTGGACCTGCTGGAAGGGTACATCAAAAAGACCCCTTTCCTGCAATTGGTGGGCCGCTGCCCCAGTGCTATCGATGCGCTGGCTATCATGGAAGACCAAACGATTGACCTGCTGTTCCTGGATATACAGATGTCAGAGCTGAATGGTATCGAGCTCTCCCGGACGCTCATCCACGGGCCTAAAGTAATTTTTACCACTGCTTTTGAAGAGTACGCATTAGAAGGGTTTAAAGTGAGTGCCCTGGATTACCTGCTGAAGCCCATTAACTACGAGGAATTTTTAACCGCGGCCCATAAAGCCAAGCAGTGGTTCGAGAGACAAAGTGCACCTATGCCACCAAGCCCGGATGAAGCTTTTATTTTTGTTAAATCAGAATACAAGATCAAGAAAATCCCGCTTGATCAACTGTTGTACGTAGAGGGGTTGAAAGACTATGTAAAAATCTTTATGGCTGATCAAAGCAGCCCGATCATGAGCCTGATCAGTATGAAAGCCATTGAAGAAAAATTACCCTCGCATCAGTTTCTGCGCGTTCATCGCTCATTTATCGTAAACATGAACCAGGTGCACACCGTAGAACGGAGCCGCATTGTGTTTGGTACCATCTACATACCAGTTTCGGAAAAATACAAAGCTCCCTTTCAGGACTTCATCACCCGACGATTTCTCTCGTAGACGGATTACTTCTCAACGTCCTGGAAAAAAGCTCATTCGTCTAATCGTTTTTTTACACTTGCTACTTTTACTGAGATTAGCCCTATTATCAAGCCTCATGTAGTAACTAAGCGTCCATCCTGCTTAGACCATATGTGGGTATTTCATCCAAATGAAAAGTACGATTAAACCTTTTGAGGTAGAATTGATCAAATCTCTAAAAAAATAACCATGGAAGATGCTGTTAAATTTTCTCGGCTGTTCATCAGTTGTATGCTAGTACTATTCCTCACGTCCTGCCAGCAAGATGATGATGAAGTGATGGCGCCTATAGTCGAGGAATCTGAGGAAATTTCGCAGAATGCGTTTATTAACAGTTGGGTGTACGAAGCAATGAATACCTACTATTATTGGAATGAGGATATGGTACTGCCTAGCTCGGTAGAACAGGATCCGAAGGACTATTTTTATTCATTGCTCAATGAAGAAGATAGATTTTCTTATATCACTGATGATTATCAGGGATTGATGGAGGAGCTTAGTGGAGTATATACCAGCATGGGCTACTCTCCCACCTTCGGCCTGCTTTCCAGCACCAATGAAGTATTTATTGCCGTGGAGTACGTATATCCCAATTCTCCGGCCCAGCAAGCTGGTTTACAGCGAGGAGATATTATATTAGCTATCGATGGACAGCGCCTTACTACAGAGAACTATTTTGATCTATACATCCAGAATCAGTACTCTGTTACTCTGGCAGAATACGAGGAAGATAGCGGTTTTACTATAAACAACGAGACACTTGCGCTATCAGCGGAGGTAATTGCAGCCGATCCGGTACTTCATAAAGAGGTCATCAGCACTGCCGATAAAAGGGTAGGCTATTTAGTGTACGCTGAGTTTATCTCCGGCGACAACCAAGCCTGGCTTAGCAGTCTGGACGTTGCCCTGGATGAGTTTGCTCAGGAAAGCGTCACTGATGTAGTAATAGACTTAAGGTATAACCCAGGCGGAGAGATAGAAGTAGCGCAGTATCTTGCTAGTGCATTAGCGTCTTCTTCGGCGGTAAGCAGCAATGAAGTGCTGGTTCGTTATGACTATAATGAACCCCTGGAGTCTTCCATTATCCTTTACGAGGGAGAAGCGTCCGAAAGCTTGGTCTCTACTTTTATCGCTACGGGTCATAATCTCAATTTGAGCCAAATCTATTTTTTGACCGCCAGCAGCACCGCCTCAGCCAGTGAACTGCTCATCAGTGGGCTGGACCCTTATATGGATGTTATTGTCATTGGTGAAACTACGGTAGGAAAGTTTTACGGTTCATGGGTCATCCCGGACCTGGCGGAACCGGCGCGCCATGCTTGGGCAGTGATGCCGATTGTTCTCAAATATACCAATGCCGTGGGGGCCACTGATTTTACAGGAGGGCTTACACCAGATTATTCGGTAGAGGATGACTTGCTGTATGCCAGGCCCTTCGGTGATCCATCTGACCCCTTGCTGGGTACAGCTTTGAACTTAATTTCTGGCGGACAGCATGCTCGATCCCTGACCAATAGTGCCCATAAATCCTACATAGATCTCGAGAATCCGGTAAAGAGCCAGAAGAACAAATTACTTTTACCTAATGCAGAACAGACGAATCAGAGTAATGTATACAGTTCCAACGAATAGCACCTCTTTGCCATACCTGCTTCTGTACAGCTCATAGTAAGTCAATATCCACCTTCCCAAATTAGGTGGCTAAAAAAAACATCAACCCAAGCGAAGGATTTTTCTGATTTCAGCATCTAATAAACGAAACATAAACAGTTAACATCATGCAGATTTTTAAAGGCGTATTATTCAGTGTCTTTGTATTACTTATTTCCCTTTCTTCCCTGAAGGCTCAACGCCCGGGCGGAGGAGGCCCTCCCGGAGGTGGGCCGGAAGAGATGGTCAGCCGGGAAAAGCAGGCACTCTATGAACAGATAACCGATTTAAGCGATGACCAAACGGCTCTCCTGGATGGCATCTACGATGAATTCGCAACGACGCTAAAGGAAGCTTTTGAGGAATCGCGCGGAAGCAATGATCGGGAAGCCCGTAGGGAACAGATGCAGGCTTTACGTCAGGAAAAAGACGAACTGATCGCCGATGTGCTTAACGAAGAGCAGTATGCTATCTACGAAAAACTAGCCATCAGAAGAAATAGGAGAGATAGAGAGTCCGAAGAAAACCAGCCCGAATAGATGAAGACGATGAAAGCAGTTATCAGTGGAGTATTCCTCCTGTTCCTAATCTCCACAGCAGTTGCTCAGGATATGCCCTGGCGCCTGACTGGCCGTATAATCGACGCTTCGGATACCTCAGGAGTAATCGGGGCTACCGTGATGATGATCAACGTTAAAGACTCAACCCGATCCCGGTTTGTTGCTACTGAAAGCGACGGTAA
Proteins encoded:
- a CDS encoding chondroitinase-B domain-containing protein, translated to MQNNLLLTITILLLLFSCNKKSNTESIYVKNIDELNQAISQATAGDEIVLANGVWQNVQLKFFGRGTKEEPITLRAETPGEVYIEGQSYLHLGGEHLNVSGLYFRNGYTPSSGIIRFKIGADSVANHCRVTSCVIEDFTQPSRLMSDRWIEFYGRHNQMDHCYIAGKSNDGNTLMVYHDGNENINNHHQIVYNYFGPRPRKGGPRAETVRIGNPQMTPGYVNVSNNYFEACNGEVEIISDKADYNIFKNNIFYKCEGSLVLRHANYATVDGNIFIGGDESDFYGGIRLVNTGHWITNNYFYKIKGEEFRSPLAVMNGIPNSILNRYKQVTDAVIAYNSWVDCKSPWQIGIGQNRESVNVLPASEIRSLAPIRTTIANNLIYNTQEDYAPIVDHDSINGILFKNNIIDNNGSKYTAFDVLQNERIKMKQVNEWLYVPEDAQHEIMDEVYEGYDFGRIQQDLFGASRAEKSRVGAIKQLADAEAFRIDKEQYGPQWFSPDKAATEPNMLTASSAEGELANIIAQAHPGDIIELSDELYTIDSPLKIDKEISIRAAGENKVQLVYRGEENTPAFEMNPKGSIRLKNLSIKSENGQLAFAPLEENMSSAYKLFLDHCVVEDFAYVLKASKGSFADSIRVSNTTIRNCENGIVLAADEKGDYNAEMVTFDQCEFINVGRNVVHFYRGGYDESTIGGYLTLSNNSFTACGEQEDSGMLIKTPGIINVHILDNTFRNNPVALVALLWGEKNNKHSGNHISNSGKIEVQQNIKLKLLY
- a CDS encoding ribonuclease activity regulator RraA yields the protein MHEADDHSAHNMTDSIRNQLKTVSTATIATCLFKLGLKNQFIQGVQPLVAGRPTMVGEAFTLRYIPARKDLNPISVFQDPAHPQRVAVETCPPGAVMVIDSRKDPRAASAGSILVSRLMVRGAAGIVTDGGFRDSAEIAQLDIPAYHNRPSAPTNLTLHQAIDINVPIGCGDVAVFPKDVIVGDDDGIMVIPAHLVEEVTEEAVRMTLFEEFVIGKVLKGHGIIGLYPPTSEEVRQEFDEWKRANKR
- a CDS encoding NRAMP family divalent metal transporter — translated: MVEQKKTNLVKKVLTFLLSFGPGIFAIGYTIGTGSVTSMIVAGNSFGMDLLWVLFFSCLFSGVLIYVSGSYYLTTGETALFAVRNHLPWGKFLAIAIIITVGIGQWNSLIGILGITSNVIFEILAINFPRLASEKYFVVLGLAILVIGIFYFLLIKGNYSMFEKVLALFVSLMGLSFVFTLLFVFPLPMEIIRGLVPKIPEVKGAGILIAAFVGTTMAAATFVSRPLFIQGKGWTKDDLNVQKNDSIVAAFLIFTISGSIMAVASGSLYGKGNEITTVLDMSGALEPSVGKFAVSIFFAGTLSAGLSSIFPCLMIVPLMLGDFNSGKLDVTSSRFKLITGVASVLALSVPVFGFNPIQGQIFTQVFNVFALPLVVLSFLVLWNRKNAGLPSNRLLTNVVMVAAFAFSLIILWNGLSDIFNW
- a CDS encoding alginate lyase family protein yields the protein MIRINRFVFVLFVLALLGGEGYATHFIRLDSSRLARVKQSLQNGTASARTRLAYEELIKDADHLLTIENPSVVDKSIAPPTGDKHDYLSISRYWWPDPESPDGLPWIRKDGETNPDTQTDAVDRKRLSLMTNGVQRLSLAYYFSGNEQYAKKATNMIKTWFLDDDTRMNPHLEFAQSVPGNPRRRPFGILDGRSIIMNVPDAIEILSDSPHWTNSHHRKMSKWFNDYLAWLTESDLGKQGMELDNNHGSWYKYQVAALALYLGKEPLVRRMVEMAQQSLEQQLNEQGGQIHELERTRSFFYSCFNLEALTSIATLADQVGINMWHFTTSEGKSLKLAINYLTPVVSGEDWPYPSKQGVNLSYLVPLLIRVPEKETSNEFDQLLFSAISILEEQERTTGEKNEVLQELSLLKGIND
- a CDS encoding sensor histidine kinase produces the protein MIYIEEKKGKQIVQWALHLLLWGFLFCFPLFFSENNPKWQEMLQRHWQALTFSAVIFYTNYFFLVDRFLMKRKVSAFVIFNILLILVCLIALESIHEVREPQPPLQTGPPPPFSRGMNWFRQGSFLLLAVCICVAVKLTIRWYRAEAQRKKTENEHLKSELTYLRYQLQPHFFFNTLNNIYSLVDQDPSLAQKSIHHLSKLMRYLLYESSIMEVPLTKEVTFIKDYVYLMQLRVPRQTDIQLHFPATIPDLLIAPLLFVSLVENAFKHGVQISTPSFVHMYLETDEQQIRFMVENSNYPKTGEDRSGSGIGLKNLKKRLKIIYPNRYALNIETDEKKYITQLTIIS
- a CDS encoding LytR/AlgR family response regulator transcription factor produces the protein MKIKCLIVDDEYLALDLLEGYIKKTPFLQLVGRCPSAIDALAIMEDQTIDLLFLDIQMSELNGIELSRTLIHGPKVIFTTAFEEYALEGFKVSALDYLLKPINYEEFLTAAHKAKQWFERQSAPMPPSPDEAFIFVKSEYKIKKIPLDQLLYVEGLKDYVKIFMADQSSPIMSLISMKAIEEKLPSHQFLRVHRSFIVNMNQVHTVERSRIVFGTIYIPVSEKYKAPFQDFITRRFLS
- a CDS encoding S41 family peptidase, producing the protein MLVLFLTSCQQDDDEVMAPIVEESEEISQNAFINSWVYEAMNTYYYWNEDMVLPSSVEQDPKDYFYSLLNEEDRFSYITDDYQGLMEELSGVYTSMGYSPTFGLLSSTNEVFIAVEYVYPNSPAQQAGLQRGDIILAIDGQRLTTENYFDLYIQNQYSVTLAEYEEDSGFTINNETLALSAEVIAADPVLHKEVISTADKRVGYLVYAEFISGDNQAWLSSLDVALDEFAQESVTDVVIDLRYNPGGEIEVAQYLASALASSSAVSSNEVLVRYDYNEPLESSIILYEGEASESLVSTFIATGHNLNLSQIYFLTASSTASASELLISGLDPYMDVIVIGETTVGKFYGSWVIPDLAEPARHAWAVMPIVLKYTNAVGATDFTGGLTPDYSVEDDLLYARPFGDPSDPLLGTALNLISGGQHARSLTNSAHKSYIDLENPVKSQKNKLLLPNAEQTNQSNVYSSNE